The following are from one region of the Natrinema sp. HArc-T2 genome:
- a CDS encoding MaoC family dehydratase: protein MSHQNAGEDNLAAMTDAWSAMTRGFLRTATAANRAAVSAMLPSTEESNGAEVERIAPSIPSIDYSDLDWQFDRTVDDSDHISVGDTVTFEKALTDEDIRAFAAVSGDTNRLHLDDEFASETRFGERIVHGTLVSGLISAALARLPGLTIYLSQDLEFSGPVGIGDRVSARVEVVESLGNDQYRLETLVRDEDDDTTVINGEAVVLIDDLPAE, encoded by the coding sequence ATGTCCCATCAGAACGCGGGCGAGGATAACCTTGCGGCGATGACCGACGCGTGGTCGGCGATGACGCGAGGATTCCTTCGAACGGCGACCGCGGCGAATCGTGCTGCTGTCTCTGCAATGTTGCCCTCGACCGAGGAGAGCAACGGCGCAGAGGTAGAGCGAATTGCGCCGTCGATTCCGTCGATCGACTACTCCGATTTAGACTGGCAGTTCGACCGGACTGTCGACGATTCGGACCACATCAGCGTCGGTGACACCGTCACCTTCGAGAAGGCGCTCACCGACGAGGATATCCGGGCGTTCGCCGCCGTCAGCGGCGACACGAACCGGCTCCACCTCGACGACGAGTTCGCGTCTGAGACACGATTTGGCGAACGCATCGTCCACGGCACGCTCGTTTCCGGGCTCATCAGCGCTGCCCTCGCGCGGCTTCCCGGACTCACGATCTACCTCTCGCAGGACCTCGAGTTCAGCGGCCCCGTCGGCATCGGCGACCGCGTCTCCGCGCGCGTCGAAGTCGTCGAGAGCCTCGGGAACGACCAGTACCGACTCGAGACGCTCGTCCGAGACGAAGACGACGACACGACCGTGATCAACGGCGAGGCCGTCGTCCTGATCGACGATCTGCCCGCCGAATAA
- a CDS encoding AbrB/MazE/SpoVT family DNA-binding domain-containing protein — MTDDSDRSLWFPPAMFTEQMQEAGEQVAESQQEMMKQLLQATSANPLENTSAFGPMNMGTATFKARVQSGGRISIPGPEREALDIEEGDIVQTIVVPVKRNRED; from the coding sequence ATGACGGACGACTCCGACCGATCGCTCTGGTTCCCGCCTGCGATGTTCACCGAGCAGATGCAGGAAGCAGGCGAGCAGGTCGCTGAATCCCAGCAGGAGATGATGAAACAGTTGCTGCAGGCCACGTCGGCAAACCCGCTCGAGAACACGTCGGCCTTCGGACCGATGAACATGGGCACGGCGACGTTCAAAGCCCGTGTCCAGAGCGGCGGTCGGATCAGCATTCCCGGTCCCGAACGGGAAGCCCTCGACATCGAAGAGGGAGATATCGTCCAGACCATCGTCGTCCCAGTCAAACGCAACCGAGAGGATTAA
- a CDS encoding poly(R)-hydroxyalkanoic acid synthase subunit PhaE, translating to MTDSQPQTQNWNAFVEQWNEQFLEALEDNMEAQAQFVESWSETVGEVSEDTELSDGVEGYARAYETWMNASQQMVERMNDQLEGEDVDVEEFRDIWLNTANEAFKDVMSTTAFAKMTGETVGDVLELQQQADEASQETLRSLGFATEDDVVEIGDRLVELERRQHAVEEKLDRVLEHLDNEQ from the coding sequence ATGACAGATTCACAGCCCCAGACACAGAACTGGAACGCGTTCGTCGAACAGTGGAACGAACAGTTCCTCGAGGCGCTCGAGGACAACATGGAAGCCCAGGCACAATTCGTCGAGAGTTGGTCGGAAACCGTCGGTGAGGTCAGCGAGGACACCGAACTGTCCGACGGCGTCGAGGGCTATGCCCGCGCCTACGAGACGTGGATGAACGCCTCCCAGCAGATGGTCGAGCGCATGAACGACCAGCTCGAGGGCGAAGACGTCGACGTCGAGGAGTTCCGCGACATCTGGCTCAACACGGCCAACGAGGCGTTCAAAGACGTCATGTCGACGACCGCCTTCGCGAAGATGACCGGCGAGACCGTCGGAGACGTCCTCGAACTTCAGCAACAGGCCGACGAGGCCTCTCAGGAGACGCTCCGGTCGCTCGGCTTTGCGACCGAGGACGACGTCGTCGAGATCGGCGACCGCCTCGTCGAACTCGAGCGCCGTCAGCACGCCGTCGAGGAGAAACTCGACCGCGTCCTCGAGCACCTCGACAACGAGCAATGA
- the phaC gene encoding class III poly(R)-hydroxyalkanoic acid synthase subunit PhaC has protein sequence MKNPYATALEMQRQAWEATADLAEKSQVAPERTETLENVEVGQTPSEVVYEENKLRLLHYEPKTEEQHDIPILVVYALINKPYILDLQPDRSVVQTLLEAGFDVYLIDWGEPSKLDRQLSLDDYVNRYIDNCTDVVRERSGEDAINILGYCMGGTMSAMYAALHPEKVKNLSLMAAGLCFAGDGGVLELWGAEDYYDPERVTETFDNVPAEFLDIGFALMDPVANNVTKYVRFYDNVEDEDFVENFARMERWLDEGIDVAGVAYEEFISDIYQENKLYNNELELGGEHVDITNIDMPVLQIVAEYDHLIPPGASKPFNEKIPSEDTEILEFATGHIGMSVSSRSHEELWPQVCDWFEARSNGTEEHAEPEITASEAEGVAGDESGTVDLTNGGSSVETSSDSGAQTDLDSVTSPDTETDLDAETSELHGEDRSDEEIVERGEADVQEEPAEPGEMNVDEDVVEEVTDEELESEPDDFTELTGVGQAYAEDLSEAGIDTFDQLAEADVADLAAETGIAPSRIEDWVEQAQEQ, from the coding sequence ATGAAGAACCCGTACGCAACCGCGCTGGAAATGCAGCGACAGGCCTGGGAGGCGACTGCCGACTTAGCCGAGAAGAGCCAGGTCGCCCCCGAGCGTACCGAGACACTCGAGAATGTCGAGGTCGGCCAGACGCCAAGCGAGGTCGTCTACGAGGAGAACAAACTCCGCCTCCTCCACTACGAGCCGAAGACCGAGGAGCAACACGACATTCCGATTCTCGTCGTCTACGCCCTGATCAACAAGCCGTACATCCTCGATCTCCAGCCCGACCGCTCTGTGGTTCAGACGCTGCTCGAGGCCGGTTTCGACGTCTACCTGATCGACTGGGGCGAGCCATCCAAACTGGATCGACAGCTCTCGCTCGACGATTACGTCAACCGATACATCGACAACTGTACCGACGTCGTCCGCGAGCGCTCCGGCGAGGACGCGATCAACATTCTCGGCTACTGTATGGGCGGGACGATGTCGGCGATGTACGCCGCGTTGCACCCCGAAAAGGTCAAGAACCTCTCCCTGATGGCTGCTGGCCTCTGTTTCGCCGGCGACGGTGGCGTCCTCGAACTCTGGGGTGCCGAGGACTACTACGATCCCGAGCGAGTCACCGAGACGTTCGACAACGTCCCAGCGGAGTTCTTGGATATCGGCTTCGCACTGATGGACCCCGTCGCGAACAACGTGACGAAGTACGTCCGATTCTACGACAACGTCGAGGACGAGGACTTCGTCGAGAACTTCGCCCGAATGGAACGCTGGCTCGACGAGGGGATCGACGTCGCCGGCGTCGCCTACGAGGAGTTCATCAGCGACATCTACCAGGAGAACAAACTCTACAACAACGAACTCGAGCTCGGCGGCGAGCACGTCGACATCACCAACATCGACATGCCCGTCCTCCAAATCGTTGCCGAGTACGACCACCTCATCCCGCCAGGAGCTTCCAAACCGTTCAACGAGAAGATCCCGTCCGAGGATACCGAGATCCTCGAGTTCGCGACGGGACACATCGGCATGTCCGTCTCCTCGCGGAGCCACGAGGAGCTTTGGCCGCAGGTCTGTGACTGGTTCGAAGCGCGTTCGAACGGCACGGAGGAACACGCTGAGCCGGAAATAACAGCATCCGAAGCCGAGGGCGTCGCGGGCGACGAGTCGGGAACAGTGGATCTTACCAACGGTGGCTCGAGCGTCGAGACGAGTTCTGATAGCGGTGCCCAGACGGACCTCGACTCCGTGACGAGTCCCGATACGGAGACAGATCTTGACGCAGAGACGAGCGAACTCCACGGTGAGGACCGGTCGGACGAGGAGATCGTCGAGCGCGGCGAAGCGGACGTGCAGGAAGAACCCGCAGAACCCGGCGAAATGAACGTCGACGAGGACGTCGTCGAGGAAGTTACGGACGAGGAACTCGAGTCCGAACCTGACGATTTCACGGAGCTGACCGGTGTCGGCCAGGCGTACGCCGAGGACCTCTCCGAAGCCGGTATCGATACGTTCGACCAACTCGCGGAGGCGGATGTCGCTGACCTCGCCGCCGAGACGGGCATCGCTCCCAGCCGGATCGAGGACTGGGTCGAACAGGCTCAAGAACAATAG
- a CDS encoding beta-ketoacyl-ACP reductase, with product MSMDGRTCVITGSARGIGRGIAEYLGEEGANVVINYRSSEEDAHEAVDAIESAGGSAVAAQADVSDRAAVEHMREVCHEAFGQCDVLVNNAGITADKQFTEMSREEWDRVMDVNLGGMFNCTQVFYDDIWNAEEGRLINISSVVGKQGNFGQANYAAAKSGMFGFTRTIALEFAQGGSTANCVAPGFTATDMVTSVPDHVLDRIIAEIPLERLAEVEDIAAVVRFLASEDSSYVTGEVIDVNGGMDL from the coding sequence ATGTCTATGGATGGTCGCACCTGTGTGATCACAGGCTCGGCGCGGGGTATCGGTCGCGGTATCGCAGAGTATCTCGGTGAAGAGGGGGCGAACGTTGTCATCAACTACCGATCGTCGGAAGAGGACGCACACGAGGCCGTCGACGCCATCGAATCGGCGGGCGGCTCGGCCGTCGCGGCCCAGGCCGACGTCTCCGACCGCGCGGCTGTCGAGCACATGCGCGAGGTCTGTCACGAGGCCTTCGGTCAGTGTGACGTGCTGGTGAACAATGCTGGCATCACCGCCGACAAGCAGTTCACCGAAATGTCTCGTGAGGAGTGGGACCGCGTGATGGACGTCAACCTCGGTGGGATGTTCAACTGTACTCAGGTGTTCTACGACGACATCTGGAACGCCGAAGAGGGTCGGCTGATCAACATCTCGAGTGTCGTCGGCAAACAGGGGAACTTCGGACAGGCCAACTACGCCGCCGCGAAAAGCGGGATGTTCGGATTTACCCGGACGATCGCCCTCGAGTTCGCTCAGGGCGGGTCGACGGCCAACTGTGTCGCACCCGGTTTCACTGCCACAGACATGGTCACGAGCGTTCCGGACCACGTGCTCGATCGGATCATCGCGGAGATTCCGCTCGAGCGGCTGGCAGAAGTCGAGGACATCGCCGCTGTGGTCCGGTTCCTCGCGAGTGAGGACTCGTCGTACGTGACGGGAGAAGTGATCGACGTCAACGGCGGGATGGACCTGTAG